Proteins from a single region of Cupriavidus sp. MP-37:
- a CDS encoding AlkA N-terminal domain-containing protein, with product MNLDPDTCYKAVASHDRRFDGRFFVGVSSTGVYCRPVCAVRTPKRENCSFYESAAAAEKHGFRPCLRCRPELAPGHGLADISGRLAQAAATLIDEGFMADGSVAALAARIGVTERHLRRLFDAQFGVSVLEYAQTQRLLLAKRLLADTALPVTDVALAAGFGSVRRFNDVLKTRYGLTPLALRRRAADGVADRLVFELGYRPPFAWEAWLRFLATRAVDGIEAIRDGAYLRTLRVEAGGSAHLGWVRIEHVPRRLVLRVTLSASLARVIPQALGKVRRLCDLGCRPDVVDRHLGELAAAMPGVRLPGCVDGFEIAVRAVVGQVISVVHARRILAALAQRAGQALDGAPPDGLRYTFPSAAALVALPEAALREAGVSPGKLRTLQALSRRVADGALVLDPHAAPEQAVAALREIDGIGDWTAQYVAMRALGWPDAFPGTDYALRKALGVSTVRAMQERTAHWAPWRAYAAIHLWHRYEAMKDAPPAAAQPETIP from the coding sequence ATGAACCTGGATCCCGATACCTGCTACAAGGCCGTGGCCTCGCACGACCGCCGCTTCGACGGACGCTTCTTCGTGGGCGTCTCGTCGACCGGCGTGTACTGCCGGCCCGTGTGCGCGGTACGCACCCCCAAGCGCGAGAACTGCTCGTTCTATGAAAGCGCCGCCGCGGCCGAGAAACACGGCTTCCGCCCGTGCCTGCGCTGCCGCCCGGAGCTGGCGCCTGGGCATGGCCTGGCCGATATTTCCGGCCGGCTGGCGCAGGCCGCCGCCACGCTGATCGACGAAGGCTTCATGGCCGACGGCAGCGTGGCCGCGCTGGCAGCGCGCATCGGCGTGACCGAGCGCCACCTGCGGCGGCTGTTCGACGCCCAGTTCGGCGTGTCGGTGCTGGAATACGCGCAGACCCAGCGCCTGCTGCTGGCCAAGCGGCTGCTGGCCGATACCGCGCTGCCGGTGACGGACGTGGCGCTGGCGGCGGGCTTCGGCAGCGTGCGCCGCTTCAACGATGTGCTGAAGACCCGCTACGGCCTGACGCCGCTGGCGTTGCGCCGGCGTGCCGCCGACGGCGTGGCCGACCGGCTGGTGTTCGAGCTCGGCTACCGCCCGCCGTTCGCCTGGGAGGCGTGGCTGCGCTTCCTCGCCACGCGCGCGGTCGACGGCATCGAGGCCATCCGCGACGGCGCCTACCTGCGCACGCTACGGGTCGAAGCCGGCGGCAGCGCCCACCTTGGCTGGGTGCGCATCGAGCATGTGCCGCGCCGGCTGGTGCTGCGCGTGACGCTGTCGGCATCGCTCGCGCGCGTGATCCCGCAAGCGCTGGGCAAGGTGCGCCGGCTATGCGACCTGGGCTGCCGCCCCGACGTGGTCGACCGGCACCTGGGCGAACTGGCCGCGGCGATGCCTGGCGTGCGCCTGCCGGGCTGCGTCGATGGCTTCGAGATCGCGGTGCGCGCGGTGGTGGGGCAGGTGATTTCCGTGGTGCATGCGCGGCGCATCCTGGCCGCACTGGCGCAGCGCGCGGGGCAGGCGCTGGACGGCGCGCCGCCGGACGGCCTGCGCTACACGTTTCCGAGCGCAGCGGCGCTGGTCGCGCTGCCGGAGGCTGCGCTGCGCGAGGCCGGGGTGTCGCCGGGCAAGCTGCGCACGCTGCAGGCCCTGTCCCGCCGCGTGGCCGACGGCGCGCTGGTGCTCGACCCGCATGCGGCGCCGGAGCAGGCGGTAGCGGCATTGCGCGAGATCGACGGCATCGGCGACTGGACCGCGCAGTATGTCGCCATGCGCGCGCTGGGCTGGCCCGATGCCTTCCCCGGCACCGACTATGCGCTGCGCAAGGCGCTGGGCGTCAGCACCGTGCGCGCGATGCAGGAACGCACCGCGCACTGGGCGCCGTGGCGCGCCTACGCCGCGATCCACCTGTGGCATCGCTACGAAGCGATGAAGGACGCGCCGCCGGCTGCGGCGCAACCGGAGACCATCCCATGA
- a CDS encoding methylated-DNA--[protein]-cysteine S-methyltransferase: MTSYRHIDSPLGTVLLRARDGHLTGLFFAGQKYHPAGIADSRDVPAADAAVLDRAAAELAEYFAGRRDTFTVPVRFAGSPFQQRVWQALLEIPCGATASYGELARTLGLPPTHARAVGGAVGRNPLSVIVPCHRVLGSAGALTGYAGGIERKRALLRREGIAATMG; this comes from the coding sequence ATGACCAGCTATCGCCATATCGACAGCCCGCTGGGCACCGTGCTGCTGCGCGCGCGCGACGGGCACCTGACCGGCCTCTTCTTCGCCGGCCAGAAGTACCATCCGGCCGGCATTGCCGACAGCCGCGACGTGCCGGCGGCCGACGCCGCGGTGCTGGACCGCGCCGCCGCCGAGCTGGCCGAGTATTTCGCCGGCCGCCGCGACACCTTTACCGTGCCGGTGCGTTTTGCCGGCAGCCCGTTCCAGCAGCGCGTGTGGCAGGCGCTGCTGGAGATCCCGTGCGGTGCCACGGCATCCTACGGCGAACTGGCGCGCACGCTGGGGCTGCCGCCCACGCATGCGCGCGCGGTGGGCGGCGCGGTCGGCCGCAACCCGCTGTCGGTGATCGTGCCGTGCCATCGCGTGCTCGGCAGCGCCGGCGCGCTGACCGGCTATGCCGGCGGCATCGAGCGCAAGCGTGCCCTGCTGCGGCGCGAGGGCATCGCCGCGACGATGGGCTGA
- a CDS encoding flagellar brake protein: MNQHDAHGPADPESEAEAHAEPADDRYRLTHNSQIGTVLRDLAWQKCMLSVRTRTAHQFVTSILHVDPVNRTFVFDWCNAEPERMSLMTSEENAFSGLLRGVPVNFVVGQPAATRYEDGPAFVVDFPEKLYHFQRRRHFRARTLVTKGYRCEMPMPDKTVLGLDIADLSLSGAGLRSRTVTAEQLPVGTTVAKCRLDFRELGKLELDMQVVGHWLVGHDDSAIHHFGCAFVNPDGRIENFLQRLVFALELAHRG; this comes from the coding sequence ATGAACCAGCACGACGCCCACGGGCCAGCCGATCCTGAATCCGAGGCCGAAGCCCACGCCGAACCGGCGGACGATCGCTATCGGCTGACCCACAACTCGCAGATCGGCACGGTGCTGCGCGACCTGGCGTGGCAGAAGTGCATGCTGAGCGTGCGCACCCGCACCGCGCACCAGTTCGTTACCTCGATCCTGCATGTCGACCCGGTCAACCGCACCTTCGTGTTCGACTGGTGCAATGCCGAGCCCGAGCGGATGTCGCTGATGACTTCCGAAGAGAACGCGTTCTCCGGGCTGTTGCGCGGCGTGCCGGTCAATTTCGTGGTCGGCCAGCCGGCGGCGACGCGCTATGAAGACGGCCCCGCCTTTGTCGTCGACTTTCCGGAAAAGCTCTATCACTTCCAGCGCCGCCGCCATTTCCGCGCGCGCACGCTGGTGACCAAGGGCTACCGCTGCGAGATGCCGATGCCGGACAAGACCGTGCTCGGCCTCGATATCGCCGACCTGTCGCTGTCGGGCGCAGGCCTGCGCTCCAGGACCGTCACCGCCGAGCAGCTGCCGGTGGGCACCACGGTGGCGAAGTGCCGACTGGACTTTCGCGAGCTGGGCAAGCTGGAGCTGGACATGCAGGTGGTCGGCCACTGGCTGGTGGGCCACGACGACAGCGCCATCCACCACTTCGGCTGTGCCTTCGTCAATCCGGACGGACGCATCGAGAACTTCCTGCAGCGGCTGGTGTTCGCGCTCGAACTGGCGCATCGCGGCTGA
- a CDS encoding FAD-binding oxidoreductase, whose protein sequence is MVHSDPAPAGGKQFSADYLVIGAGIAGASVAYWLARAGSVIVLEREPQPGYHATGRSAALYLESYGTPQVRGLTMASRAFLDAPPAGFADHPVLSPRGAMMLARPGEHDQLDAHWQVLAGMGARAQRLDRAGACALVPVLRPELVLGAVLEPDAADMDVHALHQGYLRGVRHHGGVIACGTEADVIERRDGLWHVHAGPDIYRAPVLVNAAGAWCDVVAAHAGVAPVGLQPCRRSAFVFAPPDGIDISRWPMFYGFDETWYVKPDAGMLLGSPANADPVPPHDVQPEELDIAMGIHQIEAVTTLTIRRPARTWAGLRSFVADGDLVGGFDADAEGFFWVAAQGGYGIQTSAAMGEACAALAQGRPLPAHIADHGVTAAMLSPARLRGQAGR, encoded by the coding sequence ATGGTCCACAGCGATCCGGCTCCGGCCGGCGGCAAGCAGTTTTCGGCTGACTACCTCGTCATCGGCGCCGGCATTGCCGGGGCCTCGGTGGCGTACTGGCTGGCGCGCGCGGGCAGCGTGATCGTGCTCGAGCGCGAGCCGCAGCCGGGCTACCACGCCACCGGCCGTTCGGCCGCGCTCTACCTGGAAAGCTACGGCACGCCGCAGGTGCGCGGCCTGACCATGGCCAGCCGCGCCTTCCTCGATGCCCCGCCCGCGGGGTTTGCCGACCATCCCGTGCTGTCCCCGCGCGGCGCCATGATGCTGGCGCGCCCGGGCGAACACGACCAGCTCGACGCGCACTGGCAGGTGCTGGCCGGCATGGGGGCCCGGGCGCAACGGCTTGACCGGGCCGGCGCATGCGCGCTGGTGCCGGTGCTGCGGCCGGAACTGGTGCTGGGCGCGGTGCTGGAGCCCGATGCCGCCGACATGGACGTGCATGCCTTGCATCAGGGCTACCTGCGCGGCGTGCGCCATCACGGCGGCGTGATCGCCTGCGGCACCGAGGCCGACGTGATCGAGCGGCGCGACGGCCTGTGGCACGTCCATGCCGGCCCCGACATCTACCGCGCGCCGGTGCTGGTCAATGCGGCGGGCGCATGGTGCGATGTGGTGGCGGCGCACGCGGGGGTGGCGCCGGTGGGGCTGCAGCCGTGCCGGCGGTCGGCCTTTGTCTTTGCCCCGCCCGACGGGATCGATATCTCCCGCTGGCCGATGTTCTACGGCTTCGACGAGACCTGGTACGTCAAGCCCGATGCCGGCATGCTGCTGGGCTCTCCTGCCAATGCCGACCCGGTGCCGCCGCACGACGTGCAGCCCGAGGAACTGGACATCGCCATGGGCATCCACCAGATCGAAGCCGTGACCACGCTGACGATCCGCCGCCCCGCGCGGACCTGGGCGGGACTGCGCTCGTTTGTCGCCGACGGCGACCTGGTGGGCGGGTTCGATGCCGACGCGGAAGGATTCTTCTGGGTGGCCGCGCAAGGCGGCTATGGCATCCAGACCTCGGCGGCGATGGGCGAAGCCTGCGCCGCGCTGGCGCAGGGCCGGCCGCTGCCGGCGCATATTGCCGACCACGGCGTGACCGCCGCCATGCTCAGTCCGGCGCGGCTGCGGGGGCAAGCCGGCCGGTAA
- a CDS encoding pitrilysin family protein, with product MRRTALHLSLLGSLACPLALAQPSTAPVQATQVASVEGITEHRLPNGLRIVLAPDAAKATTTVNITYLVGSRHENYGETGMAHLLEHLLFKGTPSLPGKTIPSEFARRGMSVNGTTAQDRTNYFETFTASDDNLDWALRMEADRMVNSVIARADLDSEMTVVRNEMEMGENSPGRMLMQQTMAAAYRWHNYGKAPIGARSDVENVSIDNLRAFYRRYYQPDNAVLVVAGKFDPAATLARIARYFGPIPRPQRVLPPEPTVEPAQEGARELVVMRPGDTRLVAAQYHVSPGAHPDTTALSLLTIILGDTPGGRLYKALVERGQAASIGSAFYAMKDPGALLFMAQASKDQSLAAARAGLITQIEGFAEAPVTEAELERARVRMRNAYEQYMNDPGALGIALSEAIAKGDWRLFFLARDRIETTTLADVQRVALNYFQASNRTLGIFLPAEQPQRTQVPAVPDIAAMVNGYQGRPALAAVPAFDPSPANIEAHTTRQTLANGMQLALLPKPARGEVVHGVLVLRMGDAQSLQGLTTVGALTAAMLRRGSAGMDRQQIADRIEALRARVGIAGGSEQVTVSFETRRAHLPELLALLRDLLRAPTFPEAEFETLRQTSIAELESVQREPGVLASNALGRHGDPYPAGDPRHARTIAENVADLRAATLAQVRDFHTRFYGTGHAQLSLVGDFDGPAAAAQAAALFGDWTAPQPYARVERPFVPIPPAEFTLPTPGKANAVYLATAPIDLTNDAPDYALMMIANRVLGGASLRSRLADRLRQRDGVSYGASSWVQVGALDRAGRFGVRAQYAPQSLARVQRAVNEELERLVRDGITAQELAEAVSGLLQQGMVSRSNDAALAGALASQLYLGRTMAFTAELEQRLREATPEAVNAAIRRYMQPGMLSRAYAGDFAGAAAQGGAAGQAAGTPASTATGSTAGGNEAGETPPARL from the coding sequence ATGCGCCGCACCGCCCTGCACCTGTCACTGCTTGGCTCGCTGGCCTGCCCCCTGGCGCTGGCGCAGCCTTCGACAGCGCCCGTGCAGGCGACGCAGGTGGCGTCGGTCGAAGGGATTACCGAACACCGCCTGCCCAACGGCCTGCGCATCGTGCTGGCCCCCGACGCCGCCAAGGCCACCACCACCGTCAACATCACCTACCTGGTCGGCAGCCGCCACGAGAATTACGGCGAGACCGGCATGGCGCACCTGCTCGAGCACCTGCTGTTCAAGGGCACGCCGTCGCTGCCGGGCAAGACCATCCCGAGCGAGTTCGCACGGCGCGGCATGAGCGTGAACGGCACCACCGCGCAGGACCGCACCAACTACTTCGAGACCTTCACCGCCAGCGACGACAACCTGGACTGGGCGCTGCGCATGGAGGCCGACCGCATGGTCAACAGCGTGATCGCGCGCGCCGACCTCGACAGCGAGATGACGGTGGTGCGCAACGAGATGGAGATGGGCGAGAACAGCCCCGGGCGCATGCTGATGCAGCAGACCATGGCCGCCGCCTATCGCTGGCACAACTACGGCAAGGCCCCGATCGGCGCGCGCAGCGACGTGGAGAACGTCAGCATCGACAACCTGCGCGCCTTCTACCGCCGCTACTACCAGCCCGACAACGCGGTGCTGGTGGTGGCGGGCAAGTTCGATCCCGCCGCCACGCTGGCGCGCATCGCGCGCTATTTCGGGCCGATTCCGCGCCCGCAGCGCGTGCTGCCGCCGGAGCCCACGGTCGAGCCCGCGCAGGAAGGCGCACGCGAACTGGTGGTGATGCGCCCGGGCGACACCCGCCTGGTGGCCGCGCAATACCATGTCAGCCCCGGCGCGCATCCCGACACCACCGCGCTGTCGCTGCTGACCATCATCCTGGGCGATACCCCCGGCGGCCGGCTGTACAAGGCGCTGGTGGAGCGCGGCCAGGCCGCGTCGATCGGCAGCGCCTTCTATGCGATGAAGGATCCCGGCGCGCTGCTGTTCATGGCGCAGGCCTCGAAAGACCAGTCGCTCGCCGCCGCGCGCGCGGGCCTGATCACGCAGATCGAGGGCTTTGCCGAAGCGCCCGTGACCGAGGCCGAGCTGGAGCGCGCGCGCGTGCGCATGCGCAACGCCTACGAGCAGTACATGAACGATCCCGGCGCGCTGGGGATTGCGCTGTCCGAGGCCATCGCCAAGGGCGACTGGCGCCTGTTCTTCCTGGCGCGCGACCGCATCGAAACCACCACGCTGGCCGACGTGCAGCGCGTGGCGCTGAACTACTTCCAGGCCTCGAACCGCACCCTGGGCATCTTCCTGCCGGCCGAACAGCCGCAGCGCACGCAGGTGCCGGCAGTGCCCGACATCGCGGCGATGGTCAATGGCTACCAGGGCCGGCCGGCGTTGGCCGCGGTGCCGGCATTCGATCCCAGCCCCGCCAATATCGAAGCCCATACCACCCGCCAGACGCTCGCCAACGGCATGCAGCTGGCGTTGCTGCCCAAGCCCGCGCGCGGTGAAGTGGTGCACGGCGTGCTGGTGCTGCGCATGGGCGACGCGCAGAGCCTGCAGGGCCTGACCACGGTAGGCGCGCTCACCGCCGCCATGCTCCGGCGCGGCAGCGCCGGCATGGACCGCCAGCAGATCGCCGACCGCATCGAGGCCCTGCGCGCGCGCGTCGGCATCGCGGGCGGCTCCGAGCAGGTGACGGTCAGTTTCGAGACGCGCCGCGCGCATCTGCCCGAGCTGCTGGCGCTGTTGCGCGACCTGCTGCGCGCGCCGACCTTCCCCGAGGCCGAATTCGAAACGCTGCGCCAGACCAGCATCGCCGAGCTCGAAAGCGTGCAGCGCGAACCCGGCGTGCTGGCCTCCAATGCGCTGGGCCGGCACGGCGACCCCTACCCCGCGGGCGACCCGCGCCATGCGCGCACCATCGCCGAGAATGTTGCCGACCTGCGGGCGGCCACGCTGGCGCAGGTGCGCGATTTCCACACCCGCTTCTACGGCACCGGCCATGCGCAGCTGAGCCTGGTCGGCGACTTCGATGGCCCCGCCGCGGCAGCGCAGGCGGCAGCGTTGTTTGGCGACTGGACCGCGCCGCAGCCGTATGCGCGCGTCGAGCGGCCGTTCGTGCCGATCCCGCCCGCCGAGTTCACGCTGCCCACGCCGGGCAAGGCCAACGCCGTGTACCTGGCCACCGCCCCGATCGACCTGACCAACGATGCGCCCGACTATGCGCTGATGATGATTGCCAACCGCGTGCTGGGCGGCGCCAGCCTGCGCAGCCGGCTGGCGGACCGGTTGCGCCAGCGCGACGGTGTGAGCTATGGCGCAAGCAGCTGGGTGCAGGTGGGCGCGCTCGACCGGGCCGGCCGCTTCGGCGTGCGCGCGCAGTATGCGCCGCAGAGCCTGGCGCGCGTGCAGCGCGCGGTGAACGAAGAACTGGAGCGGCTGGTGCGCGACGGCATTACCGCGCAGGAACTGGCCGAGGCCGTCAGCGGCCTGCTGCAGCAGGGCATGGTCAGCCGCAGCAACGACGCCGCGCTGGCGGGCGCGCTGGCCAGCCAGCTCTACCTGGGCCGCACCATGGCCTTTACCGCGGAACTCGAACAACGCCTGCGGGAGGCTACCCCGGAAGCCGTCAATGCCGCCATCCGCCGCTATATGCAGCCGGGCATGCTGTCGCGCGCCTATGCCGGCGACTTCGCCGGCGCGGCGGCGCAGGGCGGTGCAGCCGGCCAGGCAGCGGGCACGCCCGCCAGCACCGCGACCGGTTCGACCGCCGGCGGCAACGAAGCCGGCGAAACGCCACCTGCGCGCCTCTGA
- a CDS encoding LysR substrate-binding domain-containing protein — protein MHWLGWIRFFEAAARHESFARAAEELHLTHGAVSRQIRQLEDTLGVALFERRNRGVFLTEAGRSLFAAATQSMEGLAAAAARIRTQPPGRALVLSCEPTIAMRWLIPRLPRFAARHPDIPLHLMAAGGPIDFARSGADLALRRNDFAFDARWHAREVVQERVGPVCRPEPAQGAAATAVAPVRLHTRTRSEAWQRWQAACPDDAARLRLDGDAWYEHFYLSLQAAAAGLGWAMASQLMAADEIADGRLAAPFGFAADGSAYHLLSPAPFEHDTRRQALLAWLRECAEATLAQPPQA, from the coding sequence ATGCACTGGCTGGGATGGATCCGATTTTTCGAGGCGGCGGCGCGCCACGAGAGCTTTGCGCGCGCGGCGGAGGAGCTGCACCTGACCCATGGCGCGGTCAGCCGGCAGATCCGCCAGCTGGAGGACACGCTCGGCGTGGCGCTGTTCGAGCGGCGCAACCGCGGCGTTTTCCTGACCGAGGCGGGGCGTTCGCTGTTTGCGGCGGCGACGCAATCGATGGAGGGACTGGCCGCCGCGGCCGCGCGCATCCGCACGCAACCGCCGGGGCGCGCCCTGGTGCTGTCGTGCGAGCCGACCATCGCTATGCGCTGGCTGATCCCGCGGCTGCCGCGTTTTGCCGCGCGCCATCCCGACATTCCGCTGCACCTGATGGCCGCGGGCGGGCCGATCGACTTTGCGCGCAGCGGCGCCGACCTGGCGCTGCGGCGCAACGACTTTGCCTTCGATGCGCGCTGGCATGCGCGCGAGGTGGTGCAGGAACGCGTCGGTCCGGTGTGCCGGCCCGAGCCTGCGCAGGGCGCCGCGGCGACCGCGGTGGCGCCGGTGCGGTTGCACACGCGCACGCGGTCCGAGGCCTGGCAGCGCTGGCAGGCGGCGTGCCCCGATGACGCGGCCCGCCTGCGCCTGGACGGCGACGCCTGGTACGAGCACTTCTATCTGAGCCTGCAAGCGGCGGCGGCGGGCCTGGGCTGGGCCATGGCGTCGCAGTTGATGGCCGCCGACGAGATCGCCGACGGCCGGCTGGCCGCGCCGTTCGGCTTTGCGGCCGACGGCTCGGCCTACCACCTGCTGTCGCCCGCGCCGTTCGAGCACGATACGCGCCGGCAGGCCTTGCTTGCATGGCTGCGGGAATGCGCCGAGGCCACGCTCGCGCAGCCACCGCAGGCCTGA
- a CDS encoding LysE family transporter has protein sequence MPALAESLAVATVTVLAVISPGPDFAMVTRNSYLYGRRAGLLSALGIALGVQVHVLYTMFGVSLLMAHAQGVLTVVKALGAVYLVWIGLQTLRRRDALTVDLHGGRALAPLAALRMGLLTNALNPKTTLFVVSTYTQVVNAHTPAPAQWAYGGFMSVAHLAWFSVVARVFTAPALRAAMLRRQRLLDRAIGSALCGLGVALGFSNLA, from the coding sequence ATGCCTGCCCTCGCCGAATCCCTGGCGGTCGCCACCGTGACCGTGCTGGCCGTGATCAGTCCCGGCCCGGACTTCGCCATGGTCACCCGCAACAGCTACCTGTACGGCCGCCGCGCGGGCTTGCTCAGTGCGCTCGGCATCGCCCTGGGCGTGCAAGTGCATGTGCTCTATACGATGTTCGGGGTGTCGCTGCTGATGGCGCACGCGCAGGGCGTGCTGACGGTGGTCAAGGCACTGGGTGCGGTCTACCTGGTGTGGATCGGCCTGCAGACGCTGCGCAGGCGGGACGCGCTGACGGTGGACCTGCACGGGGGCCGCGCGCTGGCTCCGCTGGCGGCGTTGCGCATGGGCTTGCTGACCAATGCGTTGAACCCGAAGACCACGCTGTTCGTCGTCAGCACCTACACCCAGGTGGTCAATGCCCACACGCCGGCACCGGCGCAGTGGGCCTATGGCGGGTTCATGTCGGTGGCGCACCTGGCATGGTTCAGCGTGGTCGCCCGGGTGTTCACCGCGCCGGCGCTGCGCGCCGCCATGCTGCGGCGGCAGCGGCTGCTGGACCGCGCCATCGGCTCGGCCTTGTGCGGACTGGGTGTGGCGCTGGGTTTCAGCAACCTGGCGTAG
- a CDS encoding acyl-CoA dehydrogenase family protein: MALDQESFALLRASVQRFIDERLKPAEDTLEETDDVPADIVADMKEMGLFGISIPESYGGIGLSMAQECDVVYDLGHTAFAFRSVFGTNVGIGSQGILMDGTEEQKQQYLPRIASGEMIISFALTEPNAGSDAASLQTRAELDGDHYVINGTKRFITNAPRAGAFTLMARTGGPGAAGISSFIVPADTPGISLGKPDKKMGQRGTKTCDVVLENVRVPAANIIGGVPGVGFKTAMKVLDRGRLHLSALACGMAHRLITDAVAYAKERKQFGRPIGDFQLIQAMLADSQAELYAGLSMVRDCAQRYDAKPAGKSDPEVSMLASCTKMFCTEMVGRVADRAVQIHGGAGYIAEYKAERFYRDVRLLRLYEGTTQIQQMIIAKHLLRD, encoded by the coding sequence ATGGCCCTAGACCAAGAATCCTTTGCCCTGCTGCGCGCCTCGGTGCAGCGCTTCATCGACGAACGCCTGAAGCCCGCCGAAGACACGCTGGAGGAAACCGACGACGTGCCCGCCGACATCGTCGCCGACATGAAGGAGATGGGGCTGTTCGGCATCTCCATCCCCGAGAGCTACGGCGGCATCGGCCTGTCGATGGCGCAGGAATGCGATGTGGTCTACGACCTCGGCCATACCGCGTTTGCCTTCCGCTCGGTGTTCGGCACCAACGTCGGCATCGGTTCGCAGGGCATCCTGATGGACGGCACCGAGGAACAGAAGCAGCAGTACCTGCCGCGCATCGCCAGCGGCGAGATGATCATCTCGTTCGCGCTGACCGAGCCCAACGCCGGCTCCGATGCGGCCTCGCTGCAGACCAGGGCGGAACTGGACGGCGACCACTACGTCATCAACGGCACCAAGCGCTTCATCACCAACGCGCCGCGCGCGGGCGCCTTCACGCTGATGGCGCGCACCGGCGGCCCGGGCGCCGCGGGCATCTCGTCGTTCATCGTGCCGGCCGACACCCCGGGCATCTCGCTGGGCAAGCCCGACAAGAAGATGGGCCAGCGCGGCACCAAGACCTGCGACGTGGTGCTGGAGAACGTGCGCGTGCCGGCCGCCAATATCATCGGCGGCGTGCCGGGGGTGGGCTTCAAGACCGCCATGAAGGTGCTCGACCGCGGCCGCCTGCACCTGTCGGCGCTGGCCTGCGGCATGGCGCACCGGCTGATCACCGATGCCGTGGCATATGCCAAGGAACGCAAGCAGTTCGGCCGCCCGATCGGCGACTTCCAGCTGATCCAGGCGATGCTGGCCGACAGCCAGGCCGAGCTTTACGCGGGCCTGTCGATGGTGCGCGACTGCGCCCAGCGCTACGACGCCAAGCCCGCCGGCAAGAGCGATCCGGAAGTCAGCATGCTGGCTTCGTGCACCAAGATGTTCTGTACCGAGATGGTCGGCCGCGTCGCCGACCGCGCGGTGCAGATCCACGGCGGCGCCGGCTATATCGCCGAATACAAGGCCGAACGCTTCTACCGCGATGTGCGCCTGCTGCGCCTGTACGAAGGCACCACGCAGATCCAGCAGATGATCATCGCCAAGCACCTGCTGCGCGACTGA
- the thpR gene encoding RNA 2',3'-cyclic phosphodiesterase translates to MARLFIAVEVPPAQAAGLLSTLPAAPGVRAATPAQVHLTLHFLGADLGEAAQAADKLGAALAALRTPAFTLQAYGTGRFRSGPGSVLWAGLAPGPGLDALRALHAEVGQALADAAGFLPERRRYHPHVTLARCKPAVPESALRAWLDAQRTLASAPWRVARLVLFESQLGPQGPQHLLRQAWPLAAPGPASPTPGC, encoded by the coding sequence ATGGCACGCCTGTTCATCGCGGTGGAAGTACCGCCGGCACAGGCGGCAGGACTGCTGTCCACGCTGCCTGCCGCACCCGGCGTGCGCGCCGCGACGCCCGCGCAGGTCCACCTGACCCTGCACTTCCTCGGCGCAGACCTGGGTGAAGCCGCGCAGGCCGCCGACAAGCTCGGCGCCGCGCTCGCGGCATTGCGCACCCCCGCGTTCACGCTGCAGGCGTATGGCACCGGGCGCTTCCGCAGCGGTCCCGGCTCGGTGCTGTGGGCCGGACTGGCGCCCGGTCCGGGCCTGGACGCACTGCGCGCCTTGCACGCCGAGGTGGGGCAGGCACTGGCCGACGCGGCCGGCTTCCTGCCGGAGCGGCGGCGCTACCATCCTCACGTGACCCTGGCGCGCTGCAAGCCGGCCGTGCCCGAGAGCGCGCTGCGTGCCTGGCTGGATGCGCAGCGCACGCTGGCCAGTGCGCCGTGGCGCGTCGCACGGCTGGTGTTGTTCGAGAGCCAGCTGGGCCCGCAGGGCCCGCAACACCTGCTGCGCCAGGCCTGGCCGCTGGCCGCGCCGGGTCCTGCGAGCCCTACGCCAGGTTGCTGA